atcTAATAAATCATTTGCCATGCCATGCAGACATTTCTTTTATCAGTAATTTCAGCCTTTTAGAGTTTGTCAATATACATTTTCTGGATCCCCCAAACTCCCCTTTAATTCACATGTATAGACCATTATGACCAAATATTGTGTTGGTACCCCTTTGCCACCAGCACAGCCATTCCACTAGACCCCAGAAGATGTGTTGTGGTATTTGGcaacaagatgttagcagcagatcatttaagtcctgtaaattgtGAGTTGGGAATTCCATGGATCGGActgtggagcgaaggctggcccgtatGGTacaatcaaacagacaagctactgtcgcttaaattgctcaagaagttaatgctggttctgatgaaaaggtgtcagaatacacattgcatcgcagtttgttgcatgTGGTGCTGCATACCCACAGTCTAGTCAGGGTGTCCAtgatgacccctgtccactgccgaaagcGCTGcaaacagtgggcatgtgagcatcagaactggaccacggagcaatggaagaaggtggcctggtctgatgaatcatgttttcacTTGGATGGCCTGGTATgtgcgttgcttacctggggaacacatggcaccaggatgcactatataAAGAATTGTGATGCTTTgcgcaatgttctgctgggaaaccttgggtcctgccatccatgcgGATGTTACTTGACACCTACCTAAGCTGTGTTGCAGATCAAGAAAACACTTTCAAGGAAACGGTGGCTGTAGCCTCTTTcaacaggataatgcaccctgccacaaagaaaaattgttcaggaatggtttgaggagcacaacaacgagttttaGGTGTGGACTTGACCTCCaaatttcccagatctcaatAGTAGAGCACagagcatctgtgggatatgCTGAAAAACAAGTCAGATCCATGGATGCCCCACCTCacacaacttacaggacataagggatctgctgctaacattcTGGTTCCAGATACCActgcacaccttcaggggtctagtggagtccatgcctcgacgggccAGGGCTGTTTTGCCAACAAAAAGggggccaacacaatattagggaggtggtcataatgttatgtctgatcggtgtatatatatCTCAAGACAAACAATATCCATCATGTTATTTACTTCATAATatgtatacatatttaaaaatgctCATTTATCTGCCTAATCATTGATTTTGGAGAGCAGGCTTGTGGTGGCATTATCCGTAACCCTGGGCCTGTTTGCCATCGAGCTGGTTGGGTTCCTCTGTGGAGTCTCTATGTTCAACAATAACCAAGCTCTTCTGTGTATCCTTACCAATTGCAGATCATCACCTCAGGCTCAACAAGTAGATGTTATGACACAGCAAAGCATGCGTAGTTGTCCTCTTGAGATGGATATTTGTTTACTTGTATTATGCTATAGCAGTCCAAAAACAAATGCAGTACTTTTCAAAAAAATGAGATGTTTGTGTTTGATTGTGTCACTGGTAGAATGGCATTTGCAGTGAAAGCAATTAGTCATTTTTAGTTGTAAATGATATGGCTGGTCATATCATCATACTGGTACAGAATTTTATTTAACTGACACTTTGCAGCAATTGGATGTCATGCCAGTGGCTCTGTGGCTTTGTCCTTCTTCTTGTTTGAGCAATGGACCTGCTGGATCTACTGGTGGATCTTTGGCTTCTGTAGGTCAGTCGGTAAATAATTAACGGTCAATGCATAACTGTGAATGTAAAAGATTTTCTTTGATTAATCATGTTTCTCTATATTTCAGTGTGATTCCAGCACTATATGAGATGATCCTCTTTGTTGTAGTGTTTGGATTTAAGAGGAAGCCTCTTTGAGTGTCTCTGCCCTCTTTTGTGGCGAGTGTGGATATTGTCCTACCATCACTGATGTACCAGAGTCACTTAAATTCACAATAACATACATTGGCGCAATAAACTAGTGTTTCTAAATGAGtttgttaaaaatataatatgataTTTTGTACCCAATGTGATGAATTAAagcattttgtattttaatacaaCTAATGTGTTGCTAACAGTGTTTTCTAAAACACATAGTTACAATGGAAGCCAGAAGCAAATCAGGTGATATAGTTTTCATAATGAAACAGAATGATTTACTCATCTCATCACTGACCAAATGTGGTATTTagtagatttttctttttttttcttttttttgccaCAGATCAGGTGTCAAGATATGTGGATCCAccgattccccccccccccccccccccccattaagAAATCTAAATTCTGTTTAATTTGTGGCAAGAAATTCATGTTGATGAATGATTTATTTAATAACATAACTGCTTTTGTTCAGTATAAGAATAGTTATCTTGATCTTTAAAACTTTACTTGACAACAAACTTTATGATGCATAAAACAAGATCACATTTCTTTAATACAAATTGTGTGTTTGGTAAACACTGTTACAAAGATTTAAATGTtagtttaatgtcaaactgcccaactaaaagAAAtgctgatcaccataatggcgACCAAATGATTTCCATAAAACATCAATATCTAAACCTCTGTTCATTCTCAATGAAAACATATAGAAGTACAGTATGACAAAAGTAATTGTGAAGTTGTTTAATCCTACTCtcctgagatcttcagagatttaatgtcctcttttatcttcagttgatttcatctaaggctGCGGCTGAAGTCaattgtagttcttgtgtttctctttcctttagtgattctgctcattatcatcagttGTTCATTACTAATGGTCAGTCATCACTTAATATAACtcttaatctcttaattatctcattaactttaacaccGTTTCAGTGTCATTTTAACTCTCTGTGGAGTGGGACCTAAATTTTGCTGtgcagcgctgaaagttcaatgcaaacggagatattgtcttttagggtgcgttcacacttgtagttcggttagtttggtccggaccaaaaaacaaaaacaaaacatatagtcctggtctgcttagcgttcacacaggcatttttaacagcggacctaaagttaccgaaccaaaggcttAGGGAGACGgtaacaacctgattggtcggcttatatgacgttggagctgcttaccgaacattcaaaacaatgctgtgtgcggattacacgcgggcattttatgcgtgtacatatggcattattttttaccagagaactcatgaagagtttgtttggaagcggaccgagaccgctaaaaagatgagtctcggtccgcttccaactTGTACCAACTTGTACCAACTTCCACTTGTTTGGTGCACACCATATGTTCGGATGGCACATgctcaaatgaaccgcactagggttcgttttaatcgaaccaaacatgacaagtgtgaacgcacccttaaagttacgacagtttattgcctacaaaaacggccggtttggactacaacaagcttcttcctgggttggtgacatcataaacccttgctactCTCCGCAGATGTGAATCTGCCTGTATGGTAAGGGACAtagcgtttccggacaacccgTGCTTgccacttcagccaataaaaatacatgaaaatttAGCCATTTAACCAATCTaggaccattgcgtttttcggagggatgggcttcataggagcagaaagcaaacgagccgtttaAAGGACAGTgtagacagcggtgtggaataaaggtaaaaaaatataagaaaaatacggcgtttaaaaaattgagacatgttatactgtgccccataaacacagCCAAGCCTAAAAACcatggaaccacccctttaaaagttAAGAAGCAGCAGTAAGAGGGAAGTTTACCACAAAGCATTTTCTTGTGACTCAAGCAGATAGTCGGCTAATTCTCACTCTCGATTTCGAGGATTTGgatttttaaatttttgaattttgaatGAACGTTAGCATCTATGCTTTTGGGGAAAGCACATAAATGAtataatattcatattttatctTGTGCCTATTTTTGAGTAAACGTGTAATCTACTGAAAAATGTGAAGCATGAACAGAACCGATTATACCTGATGTATTCCATTGGCTTACAAGGGTAGATGTATATGTTCTTAGCAAACATCAAGGTGTTTGTGATATGCTGAACTGCCAAGAGGGTAAGTCCTTCACAGGAGTGATGAGTCTGTGAGCCTGCGAGGTACATGGTGAACTGAGCATAGCTGACTTCAGCTGGCCTGCACACACTCTTTCATTAGGATGGatgaaaacacacaaataaacaGTGACAGTGACAAGAATAACACAATATATTCACACTATCCAAAGAAACAGCAAACAATTTAGTGTAATACCCATTGATGGCACAGCCTTTTTGTTAGCCAGCTACTTACAAACTGGCAAACGTTACTTGTTATTAATTTTACTAAAAGGACTAAGATCTTAGTCTTTGGGTAACttttatttgcatatatttatataggtAGATTAGACAAATACttttggaaacattactatttttaatagTCTCTTGTGCTCATAAAGCCcgcatttattttatcaaaaatatagaaaaaaacggcaatattaatattattacaatttaaaataatggttttctattttaatattctttaaaagataatttatttctgtgatgcaaagctgaatttgcaCTAGCCATTACGACAggattcagtgtcacatgatacttcagaaatcattctaatatgctgtcAATGTTGCAGtcaatatgtattatatatatatatatatatatatatatatatatatatatatatatatatataaaaataattaatttttaatatttgtttggAACCTTAGATACCTTTTCAGGATTCATTAATGAGTAAAAagttaaaagaacagcatttatttgaaatattatcACTATCTCTTATTATCAATTTAACATgcttgttgaataaaagtattaattcctttccaaaaaaaagaaagaaaataaattacCTTTTAAACAGAAGTGTATATTGTTTGAAaggtacacatacacacacacatagtcaTAGTCAATTTTAATGAacaatttaaatttatttaataatataaaaacatttattaaagaatcctttatttaaaatccaattGAGACACTCCATTAAATCAAAATTTGTTACAGTAATTGGTTAACATGAGGCAAaataaaatatggcaaaataaacaaaatatgtttgttgATATATTCACTTGAATTAGAAGGACTTGGAATTAAACAGTGCTGAGAACTGTCTCTCTGTGTCTTTAAAAGAAACCCCAGCTCTTCCTTTCTACTTTGGTGGCACCTTTTCATGTACCCTGATTTTCTTGGACAAAATCAATACCTCCATTTCCAAGAAACTTCCTTCATATCCTCTAAATAATCCAACCACTCATCCTAACTTAAATAAACCATAGCAATCAATAAGGCAACTTCAGCCAAGACGCTGCATCGGGCTGTCTTTAATGAGCTCCACTCTCTGTGTGTACACAGCCCTATTTCCTCTGCAGCTCACGCAACTGTCTCCACACATATTATCGGCACGCTTTGCACCCCATCGTTATTTTCGTCCTTGTCTCCGTTTGCCACGACCCACCTCATCGCCTGACCCCTCTGCTGTCTGTCGCATAGTGAAAGCTCTCTTCACCCTAGGCCAATTAGTGTCAACTACACACCAACAACATCAGTGACCTCTGGCTAGATAATTAAAACTAAATGGAAGGTGCATTGTGACAAAAAAAGAGGGGGGAAAAAGCCATTTCCGGTGACTGTGCCAGGGCCTTTTGCCTTCTACTTCAGGAACTATTAAGACACA
This region of Pseudorasbora parva isolate DD20220531a chromosome 6, ASM2467924v1, whole genome shotgun sequence genomic DNA includes:
- the tmem107l gene encoding transmembrane protein 107 like, encoding MSVVSSLVPARFLTLVAHLVIVIIIFWSRENSVRACLPLDFTNEEYRLEDTRLVVALSVTLGLFAIELVGFLCGVSMFNNNQALLSIGCHASGSVALSFFLFEQWTCWIYWWIFGFCSVIPALYEMILFVVVFGFKRKPL